A single Stutzerimonas stutzeri DNA region contains:
- the imuA gene encoding translesion DNA synthesis-associated protein ImuA — translation MTSVVALNHLIDARRLWRGQTKPVSSSTQPTGCAALDAALPGGGWPESALSEILVDHPGIGELSLLWPTLARLTMANERVVLVAPPHVPYPQAWLAAGIDLRQLTIIDTQGRDALWATEQCLRSGSCGAVLCWPQHADDRALRRLQVAAETGQTLAFAYRSLREAVNPSPAALRLAVEAQPAQLRVLKCRGGLASPQPIPATAWH, via the coding sequence ATGACATCCGTGGTCGCACTCAACCATCTAATCGACGCGCGCCGTCTGTGGCGCGGCCAGACCAAACCCGTATCGTCCAGCACGCAACCTACCGGATGTGCCGCGCTGGATGCTGCACTGCCGGGCGGCGGCTGGCCGGAATCGGCGCTGAGCGAGATTCTCGTCGACCACCCGGGTATTGGAGAATTGAGCCTGCTCTGGCCGACCCTGGCACGGCTGACCATGGCCAATGAGCGCGTGGTGCTGGTGGCGCCGCCTCATGTGCCTTATCCCCAGGCCTGGCTGGCTGCCGGTATCGACCTGCGACAGCTGACGATCATCGACACACAGGGCCGCGATGCCCTGTGGGCCACCGAGCAATGCCTGCGTTCGGGCAGCTGTGGGGCGGTGCTGTGCTGGCCGCAGCACGCCGATGACCGCGCCCTGCGACGCCTGCAGGTCGCCGCCGAGACCGGCCAGACACTGGCCTTCGCCTACCGTTCACTGCGCGAGGCCGTCAATCCGTCACCGGCGGCACTGCGCCTGGCGGTCGAAGCCCAGCCGGCCCAGTTGCGAGTGCTCAAGTGTCGTGGCGGCCTGGCTTCGCCCCAGCCGATCCCTGCCACGGCATGGCATTGA